In Salvia miltiorrhiza cultivar Shanhuang (shh) chromosome 4, IMPLAD_Smil_shh, whole genome shotgun sequence, the DNA window TGTATATTTGGATCCCTGATACAGTTTTGAACTTGTCAGTCACTCATCAATGTTTAAATCATTGCTGAATCATGTGATgttgatttaatattatatcAACTTGATTATTAAACTACCCAACAAaacctttaatttttttcttctttccaagtttatttaatttcaattttatgaCACCAGCCAATAGTATTGGCCAGCCTCAACTGACTCTGTTCTCAACAATAATCTTAAATAAATCCCCCAAgaaatcaaattttgaaaacTGAGGCCAATTTGGATCAAATGCCATTTTCAGCTACCAAACTCTCTCAAAATTTCTACTCCAAAAGAAAGAATTGTTTGATTTCTACTCCATCATCAAATGAAGGGAGAAACATTAAATGAGAAAATCCATCTTCTCATTGAATGAAAAATTAACTGCCAAAAATGCATCATTCCTCACCTGTTGATACCACTCCAGCCATTTTCCTCCCTGCCAAAAATCCACATTTATATCTCAAGAATGGGAATTCTTGATTATGTAGAAACATAAGTGGGAAAAAAATGGTTGTGGAAATAATCGTATCTGTGATACTACTATTTGTTGGGATAGCTGTTTTGGTAATCATCCATGTTTGTGTTGTGGGGAGGGCTTTTAGGGGCGATCCAGCCCCTTCTGCACCGCCTCGATTCGACCGGATTCCGAGCATGAATCCGGAGGAGATCAAGAAGCTTCCGTGGTTTGATTATGCGGTGGAGGAGAAAGGGGTGATTATGAATGTGGAGTGTGCAGTTTGTTTGGAGATTTTTGCAGCTGGTGAAAGATGCAGGATTTTGCCAAAGTGCAATCACAGTTTTCATGCTCAATGCATAGATTCCTGGCTTTTGAAGACTGCTGCTTGTCCAATATGTAGAGCTGTTGCCAATTCTTCGAATTGCAGCAGCTTTGAAGGTGTTGGTGATCATGGTGATGGTGATGGACTACAATTGGTATAGTCATTCATTAATTTCTTGttttcattcttcttcttcttttttggcCCATAGCATAAACTATCAACTAGTACAGAATGGtgaatttattatgaaaaataatgacTTCGTTGTGAACAATGAAATTTTTTGTTCATGGATCACATATTCTTTTAACAAAATTATGAATTCATCGTAGATATTCACGTGATAAGAATTAAGAttaattcttaatttatattctaaaattgatttttatttgatccaattcatatatacatattatgaGAAATATGTGTGTGTCGTTCATTTGTTGAATAATATACGAGATGGAATTAACTTTACATGACTATTGATCTAATGATGGTTTATTTTCCATCGAATtctctaaaaaaattagtatatatGAAGTTTATAgtgagagttttttttttttttttttaatgaagctTAATTAGTGAGAGTTTCTAGTAGTGTCTATTCTTCTATAAAATTATTCTcaaatttttcataaaataagaCCAATAAATTTGGATCAAAATTGACTACGTTCCCTTGCGATTTTCATTAATTTGTAATAAAGATACTGGCTTTCTGTTGCCTACAGATTCAGACAATAACTACATTCAACATGCATGCACCAATGCcattaatgtttttttatttttacttttttgagAGAAAAAGACCTATCTACGTCGGCTACGGCTACCTATAACTGTGATCTATAAATATCTTCATTACTTATTACATCGATGACTTCGATCATTTTAATATTCATTCATGTACACATACTCAAGTATATGTTTGAACTTAATACAAATTTCTTGCTTACTATATGCGCAATTGGGGATAACATTCAGTTTCCTATAATTTTatatacactatatatatatatattgggagag includes these proteins:
- the LOC131021181 gene encoding RING-H2 finger protein ATL74-like: MVVEIIVSVILLFVGIAVLVIIHVCVVGRAFRGDPAPSAPPRFDRIPSMNPEEIKKLPWFDYAVEEKGVIMNVECAVCLEIFAAGERCRILPKCNHSFHAQCIDSWLLKTAACPICRAVANSSNCSSFEGVGDHGDGDGLQLV